From the Nodularia sp. NIES-3585 genome, one window contains:
- the tsaD gene encoding tRNA (adenosine(37)-N6)-threonylcarbamoyltransferase complex transferase subunit TsaD yields MPTVLAIETSCDETAVAIVNNRQVYSSIVASQIAVHSQYGGVVPEVASRQHLETINEAIAQAMEQAKLNWEQIDGIAATCAPGLVGALLVGLTAAKTLAMLHNKPFLGVHHLEGHIYATYLSEPTLNPPFLSLLVSGGHTSLIYVKDCGVYETLGETRDDAAGEAFDKVARLLKLGYPGGPVIDKLAQTGDPRAFTLPEGKVSLPSGGYHRYDSSFSGLKTAVLRLVQQLEKDEEPVPVADLAASFQETVARSLTKRAIACALDYNLNTIAIGGGVAANSSLRKILQTTAAEHNLRVLFPPMKYCTDNAAMIACAASHHLALGHTSPLTLGVESRLPLSQIMKLYKNVSNS; encoded by the coding sequence ATGCCAACTGTTTTAGCAATAGAAACCAGCTGCGATGAAACTGCCGTCGCAATTGTGAACAATCGTCAAGTTTATAGCAGTATCGTAGCTTCCCAAATCGCGGTCCATAGTCAATATGGCGGGGTAGTGCCAGAGGTGGCATCCAGGCAACATCTAGAAACGATCAATGAGGCGATCGCTCAAGCAATGGAGCAAGCCAAACTGAATTGGGAGCAAATTGATGGAATTGCGGCAACCTGCGCCCCTGGACTTGTAGGAGCGCTGTTGGTAGGGTTAACTGCTGCCAAAACTTTAGCCATGTTACACAACAAGCCTTTTTTGGGAGTACATCACCTTGAAGGTCACATTTACGCAACTTATTTGAGTGAACCAACTTTAAATCCCCCATTTCTTAGCTTACTCGTTTCTGGTGGACATACAAGCTTGATTTATGTAAAGGATTGTGGCGTTTACGAAACGTTAGGTGAAACTCGTGATGATGCTGCCGGTGAAGCCTTTGATAAAGTCGCGCGGTTGTTAAAACTGGGTTATCCCGGCGGACCGGTGATTGACAAATTAGCACAAACGGGTGATCCCCGCGCCTTTACTTTGCCAGAAGGGAAAGTTTCTTTACCGAGTGGGGGATATCATCGCTATGACAGCAGTTTTAGTGGGTTAAAGACAGCGGTGCTGCGGTTAGTGCAGCAATTAGAGAAAGATGAAGAACCAGTGCCAGTAGCTGATTTAGCAGCGAGCTTTCAGGAAACTGTAGCGCGATCGCTGACCAAAAGAGCGATCGCCTGCGCCCTCGACTATAATCTCAACACCATTGCCATTGGTGGAGGGGTAGCAGCTAACAGCAGCCTGAGAAAAATCTTACAGACAACCGCCGCCGAGCATAACCTACGTGTCCTCTTCCCACCCATGAAATACTGTACCGATAACGCCGCCATGATTGCTTGCGCCGCCTCTCATCACCTAGCACTTGGTCATACATCACCCTTAACTTTAGGAGTTGAGTCTAGATTGCCACTCAGCCAAATAATGAAATTGTATAAAAATGTATCAAATTCGTAA
- a CDS encoding alpha/beta fold hydrolase: MAIIEILGVPHAYELTAPTSYPHALVFIHGWLNSRGYWQPVISRLSVDLQCLSYDLRGFGESKSQPEADFSQVQTNGSLTSDSIDEFSLPFDSIYTPAVYAQDLAALLEQMNISSAWLIGHSLGGTIALWAAAQMPECVKGVICINSGGGIYLKEAFEQFRSAGQKFLQVRPRWLSQIPLIDLLFTRASVARPLERHWARQRVIDFVMADPDAALGALLDSTTEEEINRLPQLVSQLQQPVYFLAGTDDKVMEPKYVRHLASFHRLFQYSGDNVIEIPDCGHLAMLEQPDAVAAHIRSIVNG, from the coding sequence ATGGCAATCATTGAAATATTGGGCGTTCCACACGCATACGAGCTAACTGCTCCTACTTCCTATCCCCATGCTTTAGTGTTTATCCACGGTTGGCTAAATAGCCGTGGGTACTGGCAACCTGTGATTTCTCGCTTGTCAGTTGATTTGCAATGCCTTTCTTATGATTTGCGCGGTTTTGGTGAGTCGAAATCTCAACCAGAAGCAGATTTTAGTCAAGTGCAAACGAATGGCAGCTTAACTTCTGACTCAATTGATGAGTTTAGTTTGCCTTTTGATTCTATTTATACACCAGCTGTTTATGCTCAGGATTTAGCCGCTCTTCTAGAACAGATGAATATTAGCAGTGCTTGGCTGATTGGGCATTCTTTGGGAGGCACAATCGCACTTTGGGCAGCTGCTCAAATGCCTGAATGTGTGAAGGGAGTTATCTGTATCAACTCAGGTGGTGGTATTTATCTCAAAGAAGCCTTTGAGCAGTTTCGTTCAGCAGGTCAAAAATTTCTGCAAGTCCGTCCGCGCTGGCTGTCTCAAATCCCTTTGATTGATTTGTTATTTACTAGAGCGAGTGTAGCCCGTCCATTGGAACGCCATTGGGCGCGTCAGCGAGTGATTGATTTTGTCATGGCTGACCCAGATGCTGCATTAGGAGCATTACTAGACTCTACAACTGAGGAAGAAATAAACCGTTTACCTCAGCTAGTGTCTCAATTGCAGCAGCCCGTTTATTTTTTGGCTGGGACTGATGACAAGGTGATGGAACCCAAATATGTTCGCCATTTAGCTAGTTTTCATCGGCTTTTTCAATATAGTGGCGACAATGTAATTGAAATTCCTGATTGTGGTCATTTGGCAATGTTAGAACAGCCAGATGCTGTTGCTGCTCATATCAGGTCAATAGTCAATGGTTGA
- a CDS encoding GNAT family N-acetyltransferase, whose translation MGFWKTWFNSPESVATSKTTSFEERTGPVSGESSPNSSSEASQKETRIVFSTERDIDLYELEELCDAVGWSRRPLRKVKKAIEHSFLVASMWQVRGNQKRLIGFARATSDHAFNATIWDVVVHPDFQGKGLGKALMKYVLKKLRSEEISNVTLFADPHVLDFYRGMGFMSDPEGIKGMFWYPH comes from the coding sequence ATGGGTTTTTGGAAAACTTGGTTTAATAGTCCTGAGTCTGTAGCAACAAGTAAAACAACCTCTTTTGAAGAACGTACAGGGCCTGTTTCGGGAGAATCTAGCCCCAATAGCTCTAGCGAAGCTTCTCAGAAGGAAACTCGCATCGTTTTTAGTACGGAACGAGATATTGACCTGTATGAACTAGAGGAACTTTGTGATGCAGTTGGTTGGTCGCGTCGTCCTTTAAGAAAAGTAAAAAAAGCCATTGAGCATAGTTTCCTCGTAGCCTCTATGTGGCAAGTACGAGGAAATCAAAAACGGCTGATTGGTTTCGCTCGTGCGACCTCAGACCATGCTTTTAATGCCACTATTTGGGATGTGGTAGTTCACCCAGACTTTCAAGGTAAAGGGCTGGGTAAGGCGCTGATGAAATACGTACTCAAAAAACTTAGAAGTGAAGAAATTAGCAATGTTACTCTATTTGCTGATCCTCATGTTCTAGATTTTTATCGTGGTATGGGTTTCATGTCAGATCCAGAGGGCATTAAAGGTATGTTTTGGTATCCGCACTAA
- a CDS encoding Tic22 family protein, producing the protein MKALVRWGATLGLVGSTLLGSVFVGNFPVLALSEQQIKEKLDSVPVYLITNEQGLPLSRPLPDAQKPGGSVTGVYMSRQEAQSFIKELEGVQGKDPKMQQMVKSLQVTAVPLGVIYEQLQQSKNQSERLLFAFKPVEQEIKGAMELLRQSGQQVNQFTSVPVFAVRFSPEQGYVPIQLTADNEQLIPLFLSKQDAQGLLSQVKSKFPKADIQVIDIDGVIKTLQDKDDAWLKQVVLVPSQESREYIKTLPTENAPNTAPARPR; encoded by the coding sequence ATGAAAGCACTAGTTCGCTGGGGAGCAACATTAGGCCTAGTTGGAAGTACTTTGCTGGGATCGGTTTTTGTGGGAAATTTCCCAGTGCTGGCTTTATCGGAACAGCAAATCAAAGAAAAGTTGGATTCTGTTCCTGTATATCTGATTACTAACGAACAAGGTTTACCATTGAGTCGTCCCTTACCAGATGCTCAAAAACCCGGCGGTTCGGTAACAGGTGTTTATATGAGCCGACAGGAAGCTCAAAGTTTTATTAAGGAACTAGAGGGTGTGCAAGGCAAAGACCCAAAAATGCAACAAATGGTGAAAAGCCTACAAGTGACAGCAGTGCCTCTAGGTGTTATTTATGAGCAATTACAACAAAGTAAAAACCAGTCAGAACGTCTGCTATTTGCCTTTAAACCTGTAGAACAGGAAATCAAAGGGGCAATGGAATTACTGCGTCAAAGTGGTCAACAGGTAAATCAGTTTACCAGTGTGCCTGTTTTTGCTGTCAGATTTTCACCAGAGCAGGGTTATGTGCCAATTCAACTGACAGCTGACAATGAGCAATTGATTCCTTTGTTTTTAAGTAAGCAAGATGCACAAGGCTTGTTAAGCCAAGTGAAGTCTAAGTTTCCCAAGGCGGATATTCAGGTAATAGATATAGATGGGGTGATTAAAACGTTACAGGATAAAGATGATGCTTGGCTCAAGCAAGTGGTTTTAGTGCCATCCCAAGAATCTAGAGAATATATCAAAACTTTGCCTACAGAAAACGCACCCAACACTGCACCAGCAAGACCACGTTAA
- the prmC gene encoding peptide chain release factor N(5)-glutamine methyltransferase, with the protein MVDKQLQVVSGLQLWRWRNSAIGGAIACDISPGEVDWLLLEVAGLDRLSLRLESFKERTEIQMGLPLEDLEQLWQRRLNERLPVQYITGVTPWRQFKIAVSNAVLIPRPETEYLIDLAVAAATNSGAAPFLDSGYWADLGTGSGAIALGLADALPKATIHAVDYSPEALKIARDNGRNLGLDHQIKFYQGSWWEPLAALKGQFSGMVSNPPYIPTTTVTTLQPEVVNHEPHLALDGGTDGLDCIRQLIEISPGYLRPGGLWLIEMMAGQADTVRTLLQKQGSYCNIQIHADLAGIERFAVAYMK; encoded by the coding sequence ATGGTAGACAAACAGTTACAGGTAGTTTCCGGTTTACAGCTTTGGCGTTGGCGCAATAGTGCGATTGGCGGAGCGATCGCTTGTGATATTTCACCTGGTGAGGTAGATTGGTTACTTTTGGAGGTCGCTGGGTTAGACCGCTTGTCACTGCGTTTAGAATCTTTTAAAGAGCGGACTGAGATTCAGATGGGGTTACCTTTAGAGGATTTAGAGCAGTTGTGGCAAAGGCGATTAAATGAACGCTTACCAGTACAGTACATTACTGGAGTTACGCCTTGGCGACAGTTTAAAATCGCCGTGTCAAATGCGGTTTTGATTCCCAGACCGGAAACTGAGTATTTAATTGATCTAGCTGTGGCTGCTGCTACTAATAGTGGCGCAGCCCCATTCCTCGATTCGGGATACTGGGCTGATTTGGGTACTGGTAGCGGTGCGATCGCCTTGGGTTTAGCAGATGCTTTACCAAAAGCGACAATTCATGCTGTTGATTACAGCCCAGAAGCTTTAAAAATTGCCCGTGACAATGGTCGTAATTTAGGTTTAGACCACCAGATTAAATTTTACCAAGGTTCATGGTGGGAGCCGCTAGCAGCCCTCAAAGGTCAGTTTAGTGGTATGGTATCTAACCCACCTTATATTCCCACAACTACTGTGACTACCCTGCAACCAGAAGTAGTCAACCATGAACCACATTTAGCGTTGGATGGTGGTACTGATGGCTTGGATTGTATTCGCCAGTTAATAGAAATCTCTCCTGGCTATTTGCGCCCTGGTGGTCTGTGGCTCATTGAAATGATGGCTGGACAAGCGGATACTGTGCGGACACTTTTACAAAAACAAGGTAGCTACTGTAATATTCAAATTCACGCTGATTTAGCTGGGATAGAACGCTTTGCAGTAGCTTATATGAAATAA
- a CDS encoding L-threonylcarbamoyladenylate synthase has translation MTLVSLVDLIAGARDGLLVSFPTDTVPALAALPEKAPLIFEAKQRSQDKPLILMGANAEDLWPYVQGSESEFKIWQEVANRHWPGALTLVLPASHRVPKQVNPADPTTIGIRVPQSAIAQTILAQTGALATTSANFSGQQPLQSLAEISNQFPEVLTLEPTEFNGKIAEIGVPSTVSKWTGRNWEILRQGTVKLSF, from the coding sequence ATGACTCTAGTTTCTTTAGTTGATTTGATCGCCGGCGCACGTGATGGTTTATTAGTGAGTTTCCCTACGGATACCGTCCCTGCACTTGCAGCCCTACCAGAAAAAGCACCATTGATTTTTGAGGCTAAACAGCGCAGCCAAGATAAACCTCTAATTTTGATGGGGGCTAATGCAGAGGATTTATGGCCTTACGTTCAAGGTAGTGAAAGTGAGTTCAAAATTTGGCAAGAGGTCGCAAATAGACATTGGCCGGGAGCGTTGACATTGGTATTACCAGCCAGTCATAGAGTCCCAAAACAGGTGAATCCCGCTGATCCGACTACAATCGGGATTCGAGTTCCTCAGAGTGCGATCGCGCAAACTATTTTGGCACAAACAGGCGCTCTTGCCACCACTAGCGCCAATTTTTCCGGTCAACAACCGTTACAAAGTTTAGCTGAAATTTCAAATCAGTTTCCGGAAGTTTTGACTCTGGAGCCGACAGAGTTTAACGGTAAAATTGCGGAAATTGGTGTGCCTTCCACTGTGAGCAAATGGACGGGGAGGAATTGGGAAATCTTGCGCCAAGGTACAGTTAAATTAAGTTTTTAG
- a CDS encoding sensor histidine kinase KdpD, with translation MNWSNFIYLGVGLILGLGVRGLLTRPLKTSSSLSPVKSPEPEPQVSTLLQQIKQTQLAYQMAQEMSLFKAGFLARTTHELRSPLSGLIGLHQLILEDLCENPAEEREFVTQAHDKALKLLHLIDEILNIARTEHGTNKLDIQPLSLCTILQEVNNLTYMLAANRNFPLRVVLPDPEIYVLADYRWLRQILVNLVETAIAQMQFGSIYISSSSLPTNNTLYIWLDVPTHALTASESIDLIKSGVQGSQVDEDQTTFSAGMKLLLDYTLLEVMGGKLEIVPSPITEETTQEWTRLQVSIPPLIR, from the coding sequence ATGAATTGGAGCAACTTCATATATTTAGGAGTAGGACTAATACTAGGGTTGGGTGTTCGGGGATTATTGACTCGGCCATTAAAAACTTCATCTAGCTTATCTCCAGTCAAATCACCAGAGCCAGAACCCCAAGTTTCAACACTCTTGCAACAAATTAAGCAAACGCAGCTAGCGTACCAAATGGCGCAAGAAATGAGCCTATTTAAAGCGGGATTTTTAGCGCGGACTACCCACGAATTGCGATCGCCTCTTAGTGGTTTAATTGGCTTGCATCAGTTAATTTTGGAAGATTTGTGTGAAAATCCCGCAGAAGAGCGAGAATTTGTGACTCAAGCTCACGACAAAGCGCTGAAACTGCTACATCTGATTGATGAAATTCTCAATATCGCCAGAACAGAACACGGTACTAATAAATTAGATATTCAACCCCTCTCCCTGTGTACAATTTTGCAGGAAGTGAATAATTTAACTTATATGCTGGCAGCAAATCGCAATTTTCCTTTGCGTGTTGTGCTTCCAGATCCAGAAATTTATGTTTTGGCAGATTACCGATGGCTACGCCAAATATTGGTAAATTTAGTAGAGACTGCCATTGCTCAAATGCAGTTCGGCAGTATTTATATTTCCAGTAGTTCCTTACCTACAAATAATACTCTTTACATTTGGCTGGATGTGCCAACCCATGCTTTAACTGCAAGTGAGTCCATTGATCTGATTAAGTCAGGAGTTCAAGGTTCTCAGGTAGATGAAGATCAAACGACTTTTTCGGCAGGAATGAAGCTATTACTGGACTATACTTTACTAGAAGTGATGGGAGGAAAGCTGGAAATTGTGCCATCTCCAATCACTGAAGAAACAACCCAGGAGTGGACTCGGTTACAAGTATCTATCCCCCCATTAATTCGGTGA
- a CDS encoding GNAT family N-acetyltransferase, which yields MNYPQIQFSEHRQSEIDLYKLQELFNLAAFWAKGRSIEDLGIAIANSDPVISIWNGEQLIGFARATSDGIYRATIWDVVIHPEYRGTGLGRKLVETVLSHPRVRKVERVYLMTTYQQEFYEKIGFQSNLSTTMMLNNQSHIEPLPVNEVCFTELMGG from the coding sequence ATGAACTATCCTCAAATTCAATTTAGCGAACATCGCCAGTCTGAAATAGACCTTTACAAACTCCAAGAACTATTTAATCTTGCCGCTTTTTGGGCAAAAGGGCGTAGTATCGAGGATTTAGGCATAGCGATCGCCAATAGCGATCCAGTGATTAGTATTTGGAATGGAGAACAACTGATTGGTTTTGCCAGAGCAACTTCTGACGGGATCTATCGCGCTACTATTTGGGATGTCGTGATTCACCCAGAGTATCGCGGTACTGGTTTGGGGCGAAAGTTAGTCGAAACTGTTTTGAGTCATCCCCGCGTCAGAAAAGTTGAGCGGGTATACTTAATGACCACTTATCAGCAGGAGTTTTATGAAAAAATTGGTTTCCAATCTAACCTCAGCACAACAATGATGCTAAATAACCAATCTCACATTGAACCTCTTCCTGTTAATGAAGTCTGCTTCACCGAATTAATGGGGGGATAG
- the secF gene encoding protein translocase subunit SecF, whose protein sequence is MKLSINKSRSLWWTISSAIILISIISMVISWQNPQIRAPLRPGLDFIGGTRLQFERDCTELGNCDQPININTVREVAQAQGLGDSSIQIVGENGISIRSKDLDVDQRTKLQTSLTEKIGTFDPQKNQIDTVGPTLGAELFRSGIIALIVSFAGIILYLTFRFQLDYALFAIVALFHDVFVTLGVFSIFGLLLGTEVDSLFIVSLLTIIGFSVNDTVVIYDRIRETIKINPERPIADIVDDAVNQTLGRSINTSFTTMLPLFAIYLLGGETLKDFALALIIGFSAGVYSSLFIASTLLAWWRERTEKSPVLVGAEAVDTSASSQDS, encoded by the coding sequence ATGAAACTGAGTATTAACAAATCGCGATCGCTGTGGTGGACTATTTCTAGTGCCATTATTCTCATTAGTATCATCTCAATGGTGATTTCGTGGCAAAACCCCCAAATTCGCGCACCCCTACGCCCCGGTTTAGATTTTATCGGTGGTACGCGCTTACAGTTTGAACGTGATTGTACAGAACTAGGTAACTGCGACCAACCAATAAATATAAACACAGTCCGGGAAGTAGCCCAGGCACAGGGTTTAGGCGATAGCAGCATCCAAATAGTTGGTGAGAATGGCATCTCAATTCGCAGCAAGGACTTAGATGTTGACCAGCGCACTAAATTACAAACTTCTTTAACCGAAAAAATTGGCACTTTTGACCCGCAAAAAAACCAAATTGACACTGTTGGCCCTACCCTGGGAGCAGAATTGTTTAGGTCTGGGATTATCGCCCTGATTGTTTCCTTTGCGGGCATTATTCTTTACTTAACCTTCCGCTTCCAGTTGGACTATGCCTTATTTGCCATTGTGGCGCTGTTTCACGATGTCTTCGTTACTTTAGGCGTTTTCTCAATTTTCGGGTTACTGCTAGGCACAGAAGTGGATAGTCTGTTCATTGTGTCCCTGCTAACAATTATCGGTTTCTCAGTCAATGATACAGTGGTGATTTATGATCGCATTCGCGAAACTATTAAAATCAATCCTGAACGCCCGATTGCTGACATTGTGGATGATGCGGTCAACCAAACATTAGGAAGGTCGATCAACACCAGCTTTACCACGATGTTGCCATTATTTGCTATCTATTTACTTGGTGGCGAAACTCTCAAAGACTTTGCTTTAGCTCTAATTATTGGCTTTAGTGCGGGGGTTTATTCCAGCCTTTTTATCGCCAGTACCCTCCTAGCTTGGTGGCGAGAACGCACAGAAAAATCTCCGGTGTTAGTCGGTGCCGAGGCAGTTGATACATCGGCTAGTTCCCAAGACAGTTAA
- the secD gene encoding protein translocase subunit SecD has translation MQRQRSLLALIFVLLIAAIAVIATIPVPLGLDLRGGSQLTIQVKPAPGTRQITERDLEGVQKVLEGRVNGLGVSEPVIQTVGTDKILVQLPGVNDPEQAERVLGGTAQLEFRQQKQGTETQLFAFQASRNELRAKQEELRSTDDEALIIKNQEELQQNNQAIAQLFESTDPPLDGKYLQDAYGEPTQSNNWNVAIRFDQKGGELFANLTKNLAGTGRSIGVFLDNELISAPVVGIEFAATGITGGAAVITGRFTPQDANDLGVQLRGGALPLPVEIAERRTVGASLGRDSIQSSIYAGIGGLILVLIFMVVYYRLPGLIADVSLVFYSLLTWASFALLGVTLTLPGIAGFILSIGMAVDANVLIFERTREELRAGKSLYRAVESGFYRAFSSILDSNVTTCIACAALFWFGSGLVRGFALTLALGVAVSMFTAITCSRTLMFLVVTNPAVKNKRELFCPNLPALNKAEVAK, from the coding sequence ATGCAAAGACAGCGATCGCTATTAGCTTTAATTTTTGTGTTGCTCATCGCCGCTATTGCGGTAATAGCAACAATTCCAGTCCCATTGGGGTTAGACTTACGGGGAGGCTCACAGTTAACCATTCAGGTGAAACCAGCACCGGGAACCAGACAAATTACTGAACGAGATTTGGAAGGCGTTCAGAAAGTTTTGGAAGGTCGAGTTAATGGTCTTGGGGTTTCTGAGCCAGTAATTCAAACTGTGGGTACAGATAAAATCCTTGTCCAATTGCCAGGGGTGAATGATCCAGAGCAAGCAGAACGAGTCCTAGGTGGCACTGCACAGTTAGAATTTAGACAACAAAAGCAAGGGACAGAAACTCAACTTTTTGCTTTTCAAGCCTCACGAAACGAGCTGAGAGCGAAGCAAGAAGAGTTACGCAGCACCGACGACGAAGCATTAATTATTAAGAATCAAGAAGAATTACAACAAAATAATCAAGCGATCGCCCAATTGTTTGAAAGCACAGATCCACCCCTTGATGGTAAATACCTCCAAGATGCCTACGGTGAACCCACTCAAAGTAATAATTGGAATGTGGCCATTCGCTTTGATCAAAAGGGTGGTGAATTGTTTGCTAATCTCACCAAAAACCTTGCAGGGACTGGGCGGAGCATCGGTGTTTTTCTAGACAATGAACTGATTAGCGCTCCTGTAGTAGGGATAGAATTTGCCGCCACCGGGATTACTGGGGGTGCTGCTGTGATTACAGGTCGATTTACCCCGCAAGATGCCAACGACTTGGGTGTGCAGTTACGTGGCGGTGCGTTACCCTTACCAGTGGAAATCGCCGAAAGACGCACAGTCGGCGCTTCCTTGGGTAGAGACAGTATTCAAAGCAGCATTTATGCTGGTATTGGCGGTCTGATTTTAGTATTAATATTTATGGTGGTGTACTATCGCTTACCAGGATTGATTGCGGATGTGTCCTTAGTCTTTTACTCTCTCCTGACATGGGCGAGTTTTGCCCTATTAGGGGTTACCCTGACTTTGCCAGGAATCGCTGGTTTTATCCTCAGTATTGGCATGGCCGTTGATGCCAATGTGCTAATCTTTGAGCGCACGCGGGAAGAATTACGAGCCGGAAAATCTCTGTATCGTGCTGTAGAATCTGGTTTTTACCGCGCATTTTCAAGTATTTTAGATAGCAACGTCACGACATGCATTGCTTGTGCGGCGCTGTTTTGGTTTGGTTCTGGATTAGTCCGAGGCTTTGCGCTCACCTTAGCTTTGGGTGTAGCAGTGAGTATGTTTACGGCAATCACTTGTAGCCGCACACTCATGTTTTTAGTAGTTACCAATCCGGCTGTGAAAAATAAGCGAGAACTTTTCTGTCCGAACCTGCCAGCATTAAATAAGGCAGAGGTAGCCAAATGA